The following proteins are co-located in the Bubalus bubalis isolate 160015118507 breed Murrah chromosome 23, NDDB_SH_1, whole genome shotgun sequence genome:
- the MTG1 gene encoding mitochondrial ribosome-associated GTPase 1 isoform X1, with protein sequence MRLSPRTLCAAVRAAWRESFPLEGRDVARWFPGHMAKGLKKMQSSLRLVDCIIEVHDARIPLSGRNPLFQETLGLKPHLLVLNKMDLADLKEQQKIIQHLEREGIKHVVFTNCVKDENVKQVIPTAMELVGSSYRHHRGEHVESCIMVIGVPNVGKSSLINSLRRQHLRKGKATRVGGEPGITRAVMSRIQVCERPLMFLLDTPGVLAPRIPSVETGLKLALCGTVLDHLVGEETLADFLLYTLNRHQLLGYVQHYGLGEACDDIASVLKRVAVKLRKTQKVKVLTGTGNVNVIQPDYPAAARDFLRAFRSGLLGPVMLDRDLLQGRSAEES encoded by the exons ATGAGGCTGTCTCCGCGGACTCTCTGCGCCGCCGTGCGGGCGGCCTGGCGGGAGAGCTTCCCTCTGGAAGGTCGCGACGTGGCGCGCTGGTTTCCGGGCCACATGGCCAAGG GGCTGAAGAAGATGCAGAGCAGCCTGAGGCTGGTGGACTGCATCATCGAGGTCCATGACGCCCGG ATCCCACTGTCAGGCCGAAACCCTCTGTTTCAGGAAACCCTTGGGCTTAAGCCTCACTTGCTCGTCCTCAACAAAATGGACCTGGCAGATCTGAAGGAGCAGCAG aaaattataCAACACTTAGAAAGAGAAGGCATAAAACATGTTGTTTTTACCAACTGTGTGAAGGATGAAAATGTCAAGCAG GTCATCCCGACGGCCATGGAGCTGGTTGGGAGCAGCTATCGCCATCACCGAGGAGAG CACGTGGAGTCCTGCATCATGGTGATCGGGGTCCCCAACGTGGGCAAGTCCTCGCTCATCAACTCCCTGCGGAGGCAGCACCTCAGGAAAG GAAAAGCCACCAGGGTGGGCGGCGAGCCTGGGATCACCAGAGCTGTGATGTCCAGGATTCAG GTGTGTGAGCGGCCGCTGATGTTTCTGCTTGACACCCCCGGGGTGCTGGCTCCTCGGATTCCAAGCGTGGAGACAGGCCTGAAACTGGCCCTGTGTG GAACTGTGCTGGACCACCTCGTGGGCGAGGAGACCCTGGCTGACTTCCTTCTCTACACCCTCAACAGGCACCAGCTCTTGGG GTACGTGCAGCACTACGGCCTGGGTGAGGCCTGTGACGACATCGCCAGCGTGCTGAAGCGAGTGGCCGTGAAGCTGAGGAAGACCCAGAAGGTGAAGGTGCTGACGGGCACGG GGAACGTGAACGTCATCCAGCCTGACTACCCTGCAGCCGCCCGAGACTTCCTGCGGGCCTTCCGCAGCGGGCTGCTGGGCCCCGTGATGCTGGACCGCGACCTCCTGCAGGGCCGCTCCGCAGAGGAGTCGTGA
- the MTG1 gene encoding mitochondrial ribosome-associated GTPase 1 isoform X2 → MRLSPRTLCAAVRAAWRESFPLEGRDVARWFPGHMAKGLKKMQSSLRLVDCIIEVHDARISFSGGEETLGLKPHLLVLNKMDLADLKEQQKIIQHLEREGIKHVVFTNCVKDENVKQVIPTAMELVGSSYRHHRGEHVESCIMVIGVPNVGKSSLINSLRRQHLRKGKATRVGGEPGITRAVMSRIQVCERPLMFLLDTPGVLAPRIPSVETGLKLALCGTVLDHLVGEETLADFLLYTLNRHQLLGYVQHYGLGEACDDIASVLKRVAVKLRKTQKVKVLTGTGNVNVIQPDYPAAARDFLRAFRSGLLGPVMLDRDLLQGRSAEES, encoded by the exons ATGAGGCTGTCTCCGCGGACTCTCTGCGCCGCCGTGCGGGCGGCCTGGCGGGAGAGCTTCCCTCTGGAAGGTCGCGACGTGGCGCGCTGGTTTCCGGGCCACATGGCCAAGG GGCTGAAGAAGATGCAGAGCAGCCTGAGGCTGGTGGACTGCATCATCGAGGTCCATGACGCCCGGATATCCTTCAGTGGTGGTGAA GAAACCCTTGGGCTTAAGCCTCACTTGCTCGTCCTCAACAAAATGGACCTGGCAGATCTGAAGGAGCAGCAG aaaattataCAACACTTAGAAAGAGAAGGCATAAAACATGTTGTTTTTACCAACTGTGTGAAGGATGAAAATGTCAAGCAG GTCATCCCGACGGCCATGGAGCTGGTTGGGAGCAGCTATCGCCATCACCGAGGAGAG CACGTGGAGTCCTGCATCATGGTGATCGGGGTCCCCAACGTGGGCAAGTCCTCGCTCATCAACTCCCTGCGGAGGCAGCACCTCAGGAAAG GAAAAGCCACCAGGGTGGGCGGCGAGCCTGGGATCACCAGAGCTGTGATGTCCAGGATTCAG GTGTGTGAGCGGCCGCTGATGTTTCTGCTTGACACCCCCGGGGTGCTGGCTCCTCGGATTCCAAGCGTGGAGACAGGCCTGAAACTGGCCCTGTGTG GAACTGTGCTGGACCACCTCGTGGGCGAGGAGACCCTGGCTGACTTCCTTCTCTACACCCTCAACAGGCACCAGCTCTTGGG GTACGTGCAGCACTACGGCCTGGGTGAGGCCTGTGACGACATCGCCAGCGTGCTGAAGCGAGTGGCCGTGAAGCTGAGGAAGACCCAGAAGGTGAAGGTGCTGACGGGCACGG GGAACGTGAACGTCATCCAGCCTGACTACCCTGCAGCCGCCCGAGACTTCCTGCGGGCCTTCCGCAGCGGGCTGCTGGGCCCCGTGATGCTGGACCGCGACCTCCTGCAGGGCCGCTCCGCAGAGGAGTCGTGA
- the MTG1 gene encoding mitochondrial ribosome-associated GTPase 1 isoform X3 → MESELCRTEGPQLVETLGLKPHLLVLNKMDLADLKEQQKIIQHLEREGIKHVVFTNCVKDENVKQVIPTAMELVGSSYRHHRGEHVESCIMVIGVPNVGKSSLINSLRRQHLRKGKATRVGGEPGITRAVMSRIQVCERPLMFLLDTPGVLAPRIPSVETGLKLALCGTVLDHLVGEETLADFLLYTLNRHQLLGYVQHYGLGEACDDIASVLKRVAVKLRKTQKVKVLTGTGNVNVIQPDYPAAARDFLRAFRSGLLGPVMLDRDLLQGRSAEES, encoded by the exons ATGGAGTCGGAGTTGTGCCGAACAGAAGGACCCCAGCTGGTG GAAACCCTTGGGCTTAAGCCTCACTTGCTCGTCCTCAACAAAATGGACCTGGCAGATCTGAAGGAGCAGCAG aaaattataCAACACTTAGAAAGAGAAGGCATAAAACATGTTGTTTTTACCAACTGTGTGAAGGATGAAAATGTCAAGCAG GTCATCCCGACGGCCATGGAGCTGGTTGGGAGCAGCTATCGCCATCACCGAGGAGAG CACGTGGAGTCCTGCATCATGGTGATCGGGGTCCCCAACGTGGGCAAGTCCTCGCTCATCAACTCCCTGCGGAGGCAGCACCTCAGGAAAG GAAAAGCCACCAGGGTGGGCGGCGAGCCTGGGATCACCAGAGCTGTGATGTCCAGGATTCAG GTGTGTGAGCGGCCGCTGATGTTTCTGCTTGACACCCCCGGGGTGCTGGCTCCTCGGATTCCAAGCGTGGAGACAGGCCTGAAACTGGCCCTGTGTG GAACTGTGCTGGACCACCTCGTGGGCGAGGAGACCCTGGCTGACTTCCTTCTCTACACCCTCAACAGGCACCAGCTCTTGGG GTACGTGCAGCACTACGGCCTGGGTGAGGCCTGTGACGACATCGCCAGCGTGCTGAAGCGAGTGGCCGTGAAGCTGAGGAAGACCCAGAAGGTGAAGGTGCTGACGGGCACGG GGAACGTGAACGTCATCCAGCCTGACTACCCTGCAGCCGCCCGAGACTTCCTGCGGGCCTTCCGCAGCGGGCTGCTGGGCCCCGTGATGCTGGACCGCGACCTCCTGCAGGGCCGCTCCGCAGAGGAGTCGTGA
- the SPRN gene encoding shadow of prion protein: MRWSLGCEVLQTVGLTGIGGPVRVGVRKGWRTGRRVGGCWAEGGCACEGPPLSPPSRPGDEPPRLPAPRQGRRPHAHPRSARRRRPGLRHSPPSARAAVLGAAAVLPEACGWFCSRNMNWAAAVCWALLLAATFLCDGSAAKGGRGGARGSARGGRGAARVRVRPAPRYAGSSMRVAAGAAAGAAAGAAAGLAAGWSWRRAAGPAELGMEDAEDGAPGGNGTGRGVYSYWAWTSGAGPTGHRHLCPLLGGALGALRLLRP, translated from the exons ATGCGGTGGAGCTTGGGGTGCGAGGTGCTGCAGACCGTGGGGCTGACTGGTATCGGGGGACCAGTTAGGGTGGGGGTGCGCAAGGGATGGAGGACCGGGCGGCGAGTGGGGGGGTGCTGGGCAGAGGGGGGCTGCGCCTGCGAAGGCCCgcccctgtcccctccctcccgtCCCGGGGATGAGCCTCCGCGTCTCCCCGCCCCACGCCAAGGGCGGAGGCCGCACGCACATCCCCGCTCCGCTCGGCGGCGCCGGCCGGGTCTCCGCCACAGCCCCCCTTCCGCTCGGGCCGCGGTCCTCGGAGCCGCCGCGGTTCTGCCCGAGGCCTGCGGCTG GTTCTGCTCCAGGAACATGAACTGGGCGGCCGCCGTGTGCTGGGCTCTGCTGCTAGCGGCCACCTTCCTCTGCGACGGCAGTGCAGCCAAAGGTGGCCGCGGTGGGGCCCGTGGCAGCGCCCGTGGCGGGCGCGGTGCCGCGAGGGTGCGTGTGAGGCCAGCGCCCCGCTACGCCGGCTCCTCAATGCGCGTTGccgcgggggcggcggcgggggccgCGGCGGGGGCAGCCGCAGGCCTGGCTGCGggctggagctggaggagggcCGCGGGGCCGGCGGAGCTTGGCATGGAGGATGCGGAGGACGGAGCGCCCGGCGGCAACGGAACGGGGCGAGGCGTCTACAGCTACTGGGCGTGGACCTCAGGCGCGGGGCCCACAGGCCACAGGCACCTCTGCCCACTGCTGGGCGGGGCCCTGGGCGCCCTGCGGCTGCTGCGGCCCTAG